One Candidatus Margulisiibacteriota bacterium genomic region harbors:
- the modB gene encoding molybdate ABC transporter permease subunit, with translation MTELSEILVPLKLSLIASFSASLLALVFGGYIALILCKKFRGKELIDILITLPMVLPPTVVGYYLIVLLGRNGIVGKYLYQLTGFTFMFNLYGSILAAFIIALPIMVKSARTAFESVDAEFINASYTLGHSKPATFFKITLPLAKKGIITGFVLSFARCLGEFGASLMVAGNIEGKTTTTPLAIYNFVGNGEWDKANILVIIYTVFAGSLLYFMGRIK, from the coding sequence ATGACTGAACTAAGCGAAATACTGGTCCCACTAAAATTATCGCTGATTGCAAGTTTCTCGGCCTCCTTGCTGGCACTGGTTTTTGGGGGCTATATTGCACTTATATTATGTAAAAAATTCCGGGGAAAAGAATTGATAGATATTCTAATCACGCTTCCCATGGTCCTTCCTCCAACAGTTGTCGGCTATTATTTGATAGTCCTACTCGGACGAAATGGGATCGTAGGCAAATACCTCTATCAACTGACAGGGTTTACCTTTATGTTCAATCTTTATGGCTCTATACTGGCAGCATTTATTATCGCACTGCCCATTATGGTCAAGTCAGCCCGCACAGCCTTCGAATCTGTTGATGCTGAATTCATAAATGCCTCATACACACTCGGACACAGCAAACCAGCGACTTTTTTTAAGATCACTCTGCCGTTGGCAAAAAAAGGCATAATTACAGGGTTCGTGCTTTCTTTTGCCAGATGCCTCGGCGAATTCGGCGCATCGCTGATGGTAGCCGGCAATATAGAAGGTAAAACTACAACGACGCCGTTAGCAATATACAATTTTGTAGGAAATGGCGAGTGGGATAAAGCAAACATATTGGTAATTATATACACGGTGTTTGCAGGTTCCTTGCTTTATTTCATGGGGAGAATAAAGTGA
- the modA gene encoding molybdate ABC transporter substrate-binding protein: protein MKLYKNLLILLLFILTISTNCFALTVGAAISLQNPLKEIARTYPGEISFVWGATGDIIKQINAGAPIDMLAALYDKKYRELQLKPVYIATNTLVLALSKKSPIRITSIEELNKVSLFSVGNPATVPLGEYGEQVLKHYKLYDSLKKKIIYCTNAAQVISYLTRGEVDGAFVYKTDFDKVKDNLIKVTDIDAKIHAPIIYAAGVTKVGADNREAEKFLHYLKSEKARSVFRRFGFGAIND, encoded by the coding sequence ATGAAACTATATAAAAACCTATTAATTCTATTGCTTTTTATATTAACTATTTCAACCAATTGCTTTGCACTAACGGTCGGTGCGGCAATCAGTCTGCAGAACCCGCTCAAAGAGATAGCCAGGACTTATCCCGGGGAAATCAGCTTTGTCTGGGGCGCGACGGGGGATATTATCAAGCAGATCAATGCCGGTGCCCCCATCGATATGCTAGCTGCCCTCTATGACAAAAAATATAGGGAGCTACAACTCAAACCTGTTTACATTGCTACTAACACCCTGGTTTTAGCCTTGTCCAAAAAAAGTCCGATCAGGATAACTTCTATTGAAGAATTAAACAAAGTCAGCTTATTCTCAGTCGGTAATCCGGCTACCGTTCCTCTGGGAGAGTACGGAGAACAGGTTTTGAAACATTATAAGCTGTATGATAGTCTCAAAAAGAAAATCATTTACTGCACAAATGCAGCACAAGTTATCAGTTACCTGACCAGAGGAGAAGTTGATGGGGCATTTGTATATAAAACAGATTTCGACAAAGTTAAAGATAACCTCATAAAGGTAACTGACATTGACGCTAAAATCCACGCACCCATTATCTACGCTGCCGGGGTAACGAAAGTTGGCGCAGATAACAGAGAAGCAGAAAAATTCCTTCATTATTTAAAAAGCGAAAAAGCAAGGAGTGTCTTCCGGAGATTCGGATTTGGAGCCATCAATGACTGA
- a CDS encoding nitrogen fixation protein NifB translates to MLDISKHPCFNDSARHKFARIHLPVAPKCNIQCNYCNRKYDCLNESRPGVTSTLLSPIQALEYLNKAMIKNPNIKVVGIAGPGDPFATPDETLETLRLVRQTYPEMLLCVATNGLNVAGYAEQLANLMVSHVTITINTVSPTIGSLIYSWVRNGNLIYRGKLGAKILIKNQLKAIKILCEKGITVKINSIIVPGINDTHIKDVARRAALGGATILNAIPLYPTEDTVFEPIPEPDEKTVKKIRKSAGRFIKQMHHCTRCRADAVGILGQDDQEILSILHEMNNPVLSTSKKKPYVAVASMEGHLINQHLGEARELWIYGKIDASINLLEKRKLPGLGGGMQRWQQVAAAINDCSYLLVSGIGANPSKVIGDSGITVIETEGFINTSLEYLFGNQSGRLMPKIKPAKCGESCAGNGLGCC, encoded by the coding sequence ATGTTAGATATATCAAAACACCCATGTTTCAATGACAGCGCCAGACATAAATTCGCACGTATTCACCTGCCTGTTGCGCCAAAATGCAATATCCAGTGTAATTATTGCAATCGTAAGTATGATTGCCTGAACGAAAGCAGGCCAGGAGTTACCAGTACACTTCTGAGCCCAATTCAGGCCCTGGAATATCTTAATAAAGCCATGATTAAAAACCCGAATATAAAGGTAGTCGGGATAGCTGGCCCGGGTGACCCGTTCGCAACTCCGGATGAGACGTTAGAAACGCTCAGGCTCGTCAGGCAAACCTATCCGGAAATGTTGCTGTGCGTAGCGACCAATGGGCTTAATGTGGCCGGATACGCAGAACAGTTAGCCAATCTCATGGTGTCACATGTTACCATCACGATCAATACTGTCAGCCCTACGATAGGGTCCTTGATCTATAGCTGGGTAAGGAACGGCAACTTAATCTATCGCGGCAAACTTGGCGCAAAGATACTTATCAAAAACCAGCTCAAAGCAATCAAAATTTTATGTGAAAAAGGCATAACCGTTAAGATTAATTCCATAATTGTACCCGGGATTAATGATACTCATATAAAAGATGTAGCCAGGCGGGCTGCACTGGGCGGCGCAACTATCCTTAATGCTATCCCGCTATACCCGACTGAAGATACTGTATTTGAGCCTATTCCCGAACCGGATGAAAAAACAGTAAAAAAAATCAGAAAATCTGCCGGGCGTTTCATCAAACAAATGCACCACTGTACCAGATGCAGGGCAGATGCTGTTGGGATTCTCGGACAGGATGACCAGGAAATACTTTCAATCCTGCATGAGATGAATAACCCGGTGCTCAGTACAAGTAAAAAAAAGCCTTATGTTGCTGTAGCATCGATGGAAGGCCATTTGATCAACCAGCATCTGGGAGAAGCCAGAGAGCTGTGGATCTACGGGAAGATTGATGCAAGTATTAACCTTTTGGAGAAAAGAAAGCTGCCCGGCCTGGGCGGAGGTATGCAGCGCTGGCAGCAAGTGGCAGCAGCTATCAATGACTGTTCTTATCTGCTGGTCAGTGGCATCGGTGCCAATCCCTCAAAAGTGATTGGAGATAGTGGAATAACAGTTATTGAAACCGAAGGGTTTATTAACACTTCCCTGGAATACCTCTTCGGCAATCAGAGCGGCAGGCTCATGCCAAAGATCAAACCGGCAAAATGCGGGGAGAGCTGTGCAGGTAATGGACTTGGCTGTTGCTGA
- a CDS encoding GNAT family N-acetyltransferase, whose translation MLTEEILIVPAKEEDIPAMSTLLGKLFTIEDDFEVDENKQKSGLNLMLSNGPGRQVLVAKIDGTVIGMCSAQINISTSEGGISVLIEDLIINEDYRNHGIGRKLLACIKEWALSKSAKRMTLLLDIRNSKALSFYSRQGWILTNMISMHSKLNA comes from the coding sequence ATGTTAACAGAAGAAATCCTTATTGTGCCGGCCAAAGAAGAAGATATTCCTGCGATGTCTACGCTGCTTGGCAAACTTTTTACCATTGAAGATGACTTTGAAGTGGATGAGAATAAACAGAAATCCGGGCTTAACCTCATGCTTTCTAATGGTCCAGGCAGGCAGGTGCTTGTTGCAAAGATAGATGGAACGGTTATCGGTATGTGTTCGGCACAGATCAATATTTCTACGTCAGAAGGCGGAATATCAGTGCTTATAGAGGACCTGATCATCAACGAAGATTACCGGAACCACGGCATAGGCAGAAAACTACTTGCTTGTATCAAGGAATGGGCTCTGTCTAAATCAGCTAAACGTATGACCTTATTGTTGGATATTAGAAATTCCAAGGCTTTGAGCTTTTATTCCAGACAGGGCTGGATATTAACTAATATGATATCCATGCATAGCAAACTAAATGCATAA
- a CDS encoding (2Fe-2S) ferredoxin domain-containing protein gives MEKPNTHIFVCTSFRLSGAPQGICHKKNAVPLTQYLMQELSDRGMDDVMVSSCGCLKMCDHGPVMVVYPQAHWYGNVDEDAIDEILDSIEKGEKNETYSI, from the coding sequence ATGGAAAAACCGAATACTCATATTTTTGTATGTACCAGTTTCAGGCTTAGTGGGGCACCTCAAGGGATCTGTCACAAGAAAAACGCTGTTCCGCTAACCCAGTACCTGATGCAAGAATTGTCTGACCGGGGAATGGATGATGTGATGGTATCCAGCTGCGGATGTCTGAAAATGTGCGATCATGGCCCGGTAATGGTGGTGTACCCACAGGCCCATTGGTACGGTAATGTGGATGAAGACGCGATCGATGAAATACTCGATTCTATCGAAAAAGGTGAGAAGAACGAAACCTATTCAATATAG
- a CDS encoding ABC transporter ATP-binding protein, whose amino-acid sequence MALIVKIKKHINNFDLDVDFELDNEFIVIFGYSGAGKSITLNMLAGLLSPDKGIITFNGKNYYNSYKKINLPVQQRNIGYVFQGLALFPHMTVKENIEYGLKKNSISVNDLLDNFNLHYLSNTYPMQLSGGEKQRTAFARALASEPGLLLLDEPFSNLDQHYKDQMHSLLQKTRKTYNIPVIMITHDIFEACKLADRILVFSNGRIIQQGSPSSIYYKPTCEEIAELVGNRDYRCHNPLAQKLISN is encoded by the coding sequence ATGGCCCTCATAGTAAAAATTAAAAAACATATAAACAACTTTGACTTGGATGTGGATTTTGAGCTGGATAACGAGTTTATTGTAATCTTCGGTTATTCCGGTGCAGGGAAATCAATCACCCTTAATATGCTTGCCGGATTATTATCGCCTGATAAGGGAATAATAACCTTTAATGGCAAAAATTATTACAATAGTTACAAAAAGATAAATCTTCCGGTACAACAACGAAATATCGGTTATGTGTTCCAGGGCCTTGCTTTGTTTCCGCACATGACAGTTAAGGAAAATATTGAATATGGCCTAAAAAAGAACAGCATTTCAGTCAATGATCTCCTCGACAACTTTAACCTGCACTATCTTTCGAATACTTATCCTATGCAGTTATCCGGCGGAGAAAAACAGCGAACAGCCTTTGCCAGGGCGCTTGCCTCGGAACCCGGATTACTGCTACTTGACGAGCCTTTTTCCAATTTGGACCAGCATTACAAAGACCAGATGCATTCCTTACTGCAAAAAACCAGAAAAACATACAATATTCCGGTTATAATGATAACTCACGATATATTCGAAGCCTGCAAACTGGCAGACAGGATATTGGTATTCTCAAATGGCCGGATAATACAACAGGGCAGTCCCAGCTCAATTTATTACAAGCCGACCTGCGAAGAGATCGCAGAACTTGTCGGTAATCGCGATTATCGATGTCACAACCCATTGGCACAAAAATTGATATCTAATTAA